The Seleniivibrio woodruffii genome window below encodes:
- a CDS encoding ATP-binding protein, with amino-acid sequence MSFLRRRLTADLSLTDIVSLILLSALGFAGNYFKIGIFFNVDFLFGSIFTMYAVKRYGMIGVIPAFIASLYTYTLWNHPYAIIIFTSEALFVAFLRRKAAGVIVHDLIYWLTAGLLLIFISYHFIMGVPVSTVKLVILKQSINGIVNTVCATILFYGVNYYGKITGSGFRRISFRQTFFILILMIAAFPAIAYVVFGVKTQTNEITGELKDELNTMYNMTSISIESLLDEAYGKINGLADKAASEAMTDSATTLDEHIETVLNSSEIFIGMAFLSPDAKAEHVYIKTDEKVKRFSNVDFSGSGYYEAIGKTDATYVSEATKSSFRPEGTHVIVIIKPVKDESGYLLGFMQASMNFDKIQGLMRSVSKDSGIDLTLSDKNSTVIINTSGRFKGGNKFSYPEGYAAFDHDSRGIFMSAPIPQNNHSVMIRWSSSFYVKSGELAPSGLKLTAQMPLALHMGRINDIGYRALKIIYLVIILCIAAAMIISRQISLHLENLQTNTGLMPEKIRKGEKIPSVQSVFAEITDLSDHFSAMSRLLSEKFGEISRQKGELSLIMDSIPLIIFMKDTENNIISVNRTAAESMGLSASGTARLNVYKHFPSFADRVYHDDIKVITSRSPLLGIIQKYNSLTVKTDKIPVLNEKGQVTSILVISRDITDELKAQEEKQRTLETLYQQSKMAEMGAMTAAIAHQWKQPLSTVSILTQMIESEISDGNLTNESLLTYTGLMLKNTDFMSQTADDFTHFFKTEKKKQMFRPCDTITEIYGIIDSQFRRYGIEFITREHAHFSVYGFKNEFKQVCLNLLVNAKDALAGSKKEDKRIEVAFSQDDNYRIMTFEDNGGGISEELLPDRLFEMYQTSKGESGTGIGLYICRSIIENHMGGKITAENTDKGARFTIYLPSDQTIAHA; translated from the coding sequence ATGTCATTCTTAAGGCGCAGGCTGACAGCCGACCTGTCATTGACTGATATTGTAAGCCTTATTCTTTTATCCGCTCTCGGATTTGCCGGAAACTACTTCAAAATCGGGATTTTCTTTAATGTAGACTTCCTTTTCGGAAGCATCTTCACAATGTATGCCGTCAAAAGATACGGAATGATCGGCGTTATTCCGGCATTCATAGCATCTTTATACACCTATACCCTCTGGAATCACCCATATGCAATAATAATCTTCACATCCGAAGCACTGTTTGTTGCGTTTCTGCGCAGAAAGGCCGCAGGGGTGATAGTCCACGACCTCATATACTGGCTGACCGCAGGACTGCTCCTGATATTCATATCGTACCATTTCATAATGGGTGTTCCGGTTTCAACAGTCAAGCTTGTGATATTGAAGCAGAGCATAAACGGAATCGTCAACACCGTCTGCGCAACCATTCTTTTTTACGGTGTAAACTACTACGGCAAGATAACGGGTTCCGGTTTCAGGCGGATATCGTTCCGGCAGACCTTTTTCATACTCATACTGATGATAGCCGCTTTTCCGGCGATCGCATATGTGGTGTTCGGAGTTAAAACCCAGACAAATGAGATCACTGGGGAGCTGAAAGACGAACTGAACACCATGTACAACATGACCTCCATCTCCATAGAATCCCTTCTGGACGAGGCCTACGGCAAGATAAACGGACTGGCGGATAAGGCCGCCTCCGAAGCCATGACGGATTCCGCCACCACCCTTGACGAACACATTGAGACTGTGCTCAATTCGTCTGAAATCTTCATCGGAATGGCTTTTCTAAGCCCCGACGCCAAAGCGGAGCATGTTTACATAAAAACGGATGAAAAAGTGAAACGGTTCAGCAATGTTGATTTCAGCGGTTCAGGCTATTACGAAGCCATAGGCAAAACCGATGCAACCTACGTTTCCGAAGCTACAAAAAGCTCTTTCAGGCCGGAGGGAACCCACGTTATCGTGATCATTAAACCTGTTAAGGACGAATCGGGATATCTGCTGGGGTTCATGCAGGCCAGTATGAATTTTGACAAAATACAGGGGCTTATGAGATCCGTCAGCAAGGATTCGGGCATAGACCTCACCCTTTCCGACAAAAACAGCACCGTGATAATAAACACTTCCGGCAGATTCAAAGGCGGCAATAAATTCAGCTATCCCGAAGGCTATGCGGCCTTTGACCACGACAGCAGAGGGATATTTATGAGTGCACCCATCCCTCAGAATAACCACTCGGTTATGATCCGCTGGAGCAGTTCATTCTATGTCAAATCCGGAGAGCTTGCGCCTTCGGGACTCAAACTCACCGCACAGATGCCCCTTGCCTTACACATGGGCAGAATAAACGATATCGGCTACAGGGCGCTTAAAATAATATATCTGGTCATAATACTCTGCATTGCCGCAGCAATGATAATCAGCAGACAGATATCCCTCCATCTGGAGAATCTTCAGACAAACACAGGGCTTATGCCGGAAAAGATACGCAAAGGGGAGAAAATTCCATCTGTTCAGTCTGTTTTTGCTGAAATAACCGACCTTTCGGATCATTTTTCGGCAATGTCCAGACTGCTTTCCGAAAAATTCGGTGAGATAAGCCGCCAAAAGGGCGAACTTTCCCTGATAATGGACTCCATACCACTGATAATCTTTATGAAAGACACTGAAAACAACATAATCAGTGTAAACAGAACCGCCGCAGAAAGCATGGGGCTAAGCGCCTCAGGCACTGCAAGGCTCAACGTCTACAAACATTTCCCCTCTTTCGCAGACAGGGTTTATCACGACGACATAAAGGTCATAACCTCCAGATCACCTTTGCTGGGTATAATCCAGAAATATAACAGCCTGACCGTTAAGACCGACAAGATACCCGTCTTAAACGAAAAGGGGCAGGTGACCTCAATTCTGGTAATCTCAAGGGATATAACGGACGAGCTGAAAGCTCAGGAAGAGAAGCAGAGGACACTGGAAACGCTTTATCAGCAGTCGAAAATGGCAGAGATGGGAGCCATGACAGCCGCCATTGCCCACCAGTGGAAACAGCCTCTGAGCACTGTTTCGATTCTGACTCAGATGATTGAGTCCGAAATTTCCGACGGAAACCTCACGAACGAATCCCTTCTGACATACACAGGGCTGATGCTTAAGAACACTGATTTCATGAGCCAGACTGCGGACGATTTCACCCATTTCTTCAAGACTGAAAAGAAGAAGCAGATGTTCCGCCCCTGCGACACCATAACTGAGATATACGGAATAATTGACTCCCAGTTCCGCAGATACGGCATTGAGTTTATAACCAGAGAGCATGCACATTTCAGCGTTTACGGGTTTAAGAACGAGTTCAAACAGGTCTGTCTGAACCTTCTGGTGAACGCCAAAGATGCTCTGGCTGGCTCAAAAAAGGAAGATAAGCGGATTGAGGTTGCATTCAGTCAGGATGATAACTACCGGATAATGACCTTTGAGGACAACGGCGGAGGGATATCGGAAGAACTTCTGCCGGACAGACTGTTTGAGATGTATCAGACATCCAAAGGCGAAAGCGGAACAGGAATAGGCCTGTACATATGCAGGTCCATCATAGAGAACCATATGGGCGGAAAAATAACGGCTGAGAACACGGACAAAGGAGCAAGATTCACAATATATCTGCCGTCCGATCAGACGATAGCCCATGCCTGA
- a CDS encoding ATP-binding protein — MSETIRKYAGTFTGTVLLGLLGYFANLDKFELFFNVDFLFGGVFSVIAIKRYGLFGVISAAIAAAGTYVHWNHPYAVIIFTAEALALARFYSEREDIILIDVLYWLTGGLVLVFFFYSGIMGMSAASAAIVYLKQSINGIINTLIASVALCLINLIAKEAGLKHSKVPLRSVIFGTILLITVLPMVFYIISNIRHQTQEMQDEMRRKLTAMTNAAVLSGNNVFVASYSSLNILAANLKNYVDETGVNLKGEDHITAILSSSDTFLGMGFINRDKMAAPLYAEEENGLKRYFGNDYSDRPYYAEAAATDKIIVTEARKSNLLNLNNPILILVKAMRDDSGEVIGYVQGGIQFRSIYSLMNSITSDSGIFLTLTDINRKRIISTNPAYQGMASIPVLSSDGIIEDFGDGIYLRTTRPQANTSVMTRWNNSYMIKSVKLEHGKGMVLTAEMPMTSYVKHINQLGFQALTVIYVSIIISVLLAFFISRRAARHLKQLSDRTAGISSRLDTQGADVWPNSIFSEVTDLSGNFRHMEEEITDHFRQISMQKTELEVILDSIPLIVFLKDTKNHIIFANMEAKKHVLFEDNKKMHTRDIFGNEHERFYSDDKIVMETKRPLRKIVQSYPFSSGHITVLTDKIPLFKEDGTIRAILVISRDITEELKAQEEKQRTLEVLYQQSKMAEMGAMIGAIAHQWKQPLNSIALITQLIEEDASDDTVSEETLLRNTGVIMRNIEFMSQTVNDFTGFFKQTKTKEDFKPCETVTEVYGLLDRQFVKNGIEVRFHEHKHFSIHGIKNEFKQVCLNILNNAKEALIASGNENKRIDVYYEHDDLLNKIIIEDNGGGIPEHLLPSKLFEMYSTTKDEGGTGLGLYICKSIIEEHMGGKIVAENTLTGARFIIMLPADGVSSS; from the coding sequence TTGTCAGAAACTATACGGAAATATGCCGGAACATTTACTGGAACGGTTCTGCTCGGCCTTTTGGGCTATTTTGCAAACCTCGATAAATTTGAGCTTTTCTTCAATGTCGACTTTCTTTTCGGCGGAGTATTTTCCGTCATTGCAATAAAGAGATACGGTTTATTCGGAGTCATTTCCGCCGCAATAGCCGCAGCGGGAACCTACGTACACTGGAACCACCCCTACGCAGTTATAATCTTCACAGCCGAGGCTCTGGCGCTGGCACGTTTTTACAGCGAGCGGGAGGACATAATCCTTATCGATGTTCTCTACTGGCTGACGGGCGGTCTGGTTCTGGTTTTCTTCTTCTATTCGGGCATAATGGGCATGAGCGCAGCATCCGCCGCAATCGTGTATCTTAAGCAGAGCATAAACGGAATAATAAACACCCTGATCGCCTCTGTGGCTCTCTGCCTGATAAATCTCATTGCGAAAGAAGCGGGGCTGAAACACAGTAAGGTTCCCCTGCGCTCGGTCATTTTCGGAACCATCCTGCTGATAACCGTTCTGCCCATGGTGTTTTACATCATCTCAAATATCCGTCACCAGACTCAGGAGATGCAGGATGAGATGCGGAGAAAGCTAACAGCAATGACGAACGCCGCAGTGCTCTCCGGTAACAACGTTTTCGTGGCAAGCTATTCCAGCCTGAACATTCTGGCCGCCAACCTGAAAAATTATGTCGACGAAACAGGTGTGAACCTTAAGGGTGAGGATCATATAACCGCTATTCTAAGCTCATCCGACACCTTCCTCGGGATGGGTTTCATCAACAGGGACAAAATGGCCGCTCCGCTCTATGCAGAGGAGGAGAACGGTCTTAAGCGGTATTTCGGAAACGACTACAGCGACAGACCCTACTATGCAGAGGCGGCGGCAACGGATAAGATAATCGTTACCGAAGCCCGGAAAAGCAACCTGCTCAATCTGAACAACCCCATACTCATCCTTGTGAAAGCGATGAGAGATGATTCAGGAGAAGTGATAGGCTACGTTCAGGGAGGGATACAGTTCCGCTCCATCTACAGCCTTATGAACTCCATAACCAGCGACTCGGGTATTTTCCTGACGCTCACCGATATAAACAGAAAACGGATAATCTCCACCAATCCGGCATATCAGGGGATGGCATCCATCCCTGTTCTGAGCAGTGACGGCATAATTGAGGATTTCGGCGACGGAATATATCTGCGCACAACCAGACCGCAGGCGAACACTTCTGTAATGACCCGCTGGAACAACTCCTACATGATAAAAAGCGTTAAGCTGGAGCACGGAAAAGGCATGGTGCTCACAGCGGAAATGCCTATGACCTCATACGTTAAGCATATAAATCAGCTCGGTTTTCAGGCTCTGACGGTGATATACGTTTCCATCATAATATCAGTCCTTCTGGCATTTTTCATAAGCAGAAGAGCCGCAAGACACCTGAAACAGCTTTCGGACAGAACAGCCGGAATATCCAGCAGACTGGACACACAGGGGGCTGATGTCTGGCCGAACTCCATTTTCAGCGAGGTTACAGACCTTTCCGGAAACTTCAGGCATATGGAGGAGGAGATAACTGATCATTTCCGCCAGATAAGCATGCAGAAGACCGAACTTGAGGTCATTCTGGACTCGATACCGCTCATTGTCTTCCTTAAGGACACAAAGAACCACATCATCTTCGCAAACATGGAAGCGAAAAAGCATGTTCTCTTTGAAGACAACAAAAAGATGCACACCAGAGATATATTCGGAAATGAGCACGAACGCTTCTATTCCGACGACAAGATAGTCATGGAAACCAAACGGCCGCTCAGAAAGATAGTCCAGAGCTATCCGTTCAGTTCCGGACACATAACTGTGCTCACCGACAAGATACCCCTTTTCAAAGAGGACGGAACCATAAGAGCCATTCTGGTAATTTCCAGAGACATAACCGAAGAGCTGAAAGCGCAGGAGGAGAAGCAACGTACCCTGGAGGTACTCTATCAGCAGTCGAAAATGGCGGAGATGGGAGCCATGATAGGTGCGATAGCCCACCAGTGGAAACAGCCCCTCAACTCAATAGCACTGATAACCCAGCTTATCGAAGAGGACGCATCGGACGATACTGTTTCCGAAGAGACGCTTCTCAGAAACACAGGCGTCATAATGCGCAATATAGAATTTATGAGCCAGACGGTGAACGACTTTACTGGATTTTTTAAGCAGACAAAAACAAAAGAGGATTTTAAACCCTGCGAGACCGTGACCGAGGTTTACGGCCTGCTGGACAGACAGTTCGTCAAGAACGGCATAGAGGTCAGGTTCCACGAGCATAAACATTTCAGCATACACGGCATAAAGAATGAATTCAAACAGGTCTGCCTGAATATCCTGAATAACGCTAAAGAGGCTCTGATAGCCTCCGGAAACGAAAACAAGCGCATCGACGTATACTACGAACACGACGATCTGCTGAATAAGATAATAATAGAGGACAACGGAGGGGGCATTCCGGAACATCTTCTCCCCTCGAAGCTGTTTGAGATGTACTCAACAACGAAGGACGAAGGCGGAACAGGCCTCGGACTTTACATATGCAAGTCCATAATAGAAGAACACATGGGCGGAAAGATTGTTGCTGAAAACACCCTGACAGGAGCAAGATTCATAATCATGCTGCCCGCAGACGGTGTCAGTTCTTCATAA
- a CDS encoding DMT family transporter: MMIYALLISGTFHVGHSIAGDINPVVLTFARFFMGSVIFGIYVGFSHGIKIPKPCRIVRYTFISLCLVIYFVCMFTALRYTTAANTGVEYTLVPVFTTIYGALFLKEVPNAGKAAVLGVVMLGAVWVIAGGSAENLVSLKFNKGDMIFVAGCMGMGMYPVLSKLLAKDEPTPVLTFWTLATGAAVLAFWANTDIVRTNWSELPLRLYLGLGYLTVFTTAVTFFIIQYAGRRLPVSKVMSYIYIIPLFVLAENFLLGNGLPDVSVLPGVLAVSFGTWYFMKN; the protein is encoded by the coding sequence ATGATGATCTACGCTCTGCTGATCTCCGGAACTTTCCATGTGGGGCATTCCATAGCGGGGGATATAAACCCTGTGGTGCTCACTTTTGCACGATTTTTTATGGGCTCGGTGATTTTCGGCATATATGTGGGGTTTTCCCACGGAATAAAGATTCCCAAACCCTGCCGCATTGTGCGCTATACATTTATAAGCCTTTGTCTGGTGATCTATTTTGTGTGCATGTTCACCGCTCTGCGCTACACCACCGCCGCCAACACCGGAGTGGAATATACCCTTGTGCCTGTGTTTACGACCATATACGGTGCACTGTTCCTTAAAGAGGTTCCGAATGCGGGTAAGGCCGCTGTGCTGGGTGTTGTGATGCTTGGGGCTGTTTGGGTGATAGCAGGCGGTTCTGCTGAGAATCTGGTAAGCCTGAAATTTAATAAGGGTGATATGATATTCGTTGCGGGATGCATGGGTATGGGAATGTATCCGGTTCTTTCAAAGCTTCTGGCAAAGGATGAACCTACGCCTGTTCTGACCTTCTGGACACTGGCAACGGGAGCTGCCGTTCTTGCTTTTTGGGCGAACACGGACATTGTTCGTACAAACTGGAGCGAACTGCCGCTCAGGCTTTATCTGGGACTCGGATATCTTACGGTGTTTACCACGGCAGTGACTTTCTTCATCATTCAGTATGCTGGCAGACGGCTGCCTGTTAGCAAGGTTATGAGCTATATTTATATAATTCCGCTGTTTGTGCTGGCTGAAAATTTTCTGCTGGGCAACGGACTGCCGGATGTTTCTGTTCTGCCGGGTGTGCTGGCGGTCAGTTTCGGAACCTGGTATTTTATGAAGAACTGA
- a CDS encoding polyphosphate:AMP phosphotransferase encodes MLESFEKAEKISKSDYTDELNRLRTELINAQYEFKKYKRPMILILTGLDGAGKGDLVNFMADIMDTRLLETSTFWQETDEEKERPYYYRFWNAMPQGGKLSIYFNGWYDKTIRRALEDGDSPDAFTKGLEEAADLEKMLSLDGTVIVKVWAHISKKEQKKRHEKLVKKSDKSEEISKRALWYFSKYDRIVECAEAAYKATHNEFAPWEVIDCTDRRTREIRFLQVILNHMNRALKGQMPKSRTENLTGLAFPNVLGSLKQNSETDPKVYRNELDGLVEDLKPLAWEAFRKGLSTMIVFEGWDAAGKGGAIRRLLRAFDMRLSKVTSIAAPSSEELSRHYLWRFWRQVPRAGRIAIFDRSWYGRVLVERLEKITPPADWFRGYSEINSFEKHLSDKGVHLVKFFLHITDEEQLARFKERQEIPWKQHKITDEDWRNREKNGEYLDAYNEMFFKTSTKHAPWTIVPANDKRGARIEILKQLKTSFTKMLNK; translated from the coding sequence ATGCTGGAAAGTTTCGAAAAGGCCGAAAAGATATCAAAAAGCGACTACACTGACGAGCTGAACCGACTGCGAACCGAACTTATAAACGCTCAATACGAGTTCAAAAAATATAAACGCCCCATGATCCTTATCCTGACTGGTCTGGACGGTGCAGGGAAGGGGGATCTGGTGAATTTCATGGCCGACATAATGGATACCAGACTCCTTGAGACATCGACCTTCTGGCAGGAGACCGACGAGGAGAAGGAACGCCCCTATTATTACCGATTCTGGAACGCTATGCCCCAGGGCGGCAAACTGAGCATATATTTCAACGGATGGTACGACAAGACCATCCGCAGGGCTCTGGAGGACGGCGACAGTCCTGATGCTTTCACAAAAGGGCTTGAAGAGGCCGCCGATCTGGAAAAGATGCTTTCGCTGGACGGAACGGTAATAGTCAAGGTATGGGCGCACATCAGCAAAAAGGAACAGAAGAAACGCCACGAAAAACTGGTTAAAAAATCCGATAAATCCGAAGAGATAAGCAAACGTGCCCTCTGGTATTTCAGCAAATACGACAGGATAGTCGAATGTGCCGAAGCCGCATACAAGGCCACCCACAATGAGTTTGCCCCATGGGAGGTAATCGACTGCACGGACAGACGAACCCGTGAGATAAGGTTTCTTCAGGTCATCCTGAACCATATGAACCGTGCGCTGAAAGGACAGATGCCGAAAAGCCGCACGGAAAACCTTACAGGGCTTGCGTTTCCCAACGTTCTGGGCAGCCTGAAACAAAACTCTGAAACCGATCCGAAGGTCTACCGCAATGAGCTTGACGGACTGGTTGAAGATCTTAAGCCGCTGGCATGGGAGGCTTTCCGCAAGGGTCTGAGCACCATGATAGTTTTTGAAGGATGGGACGCAGCAGGCAAAGGCGGGGCAATACGAAGACTTTTGCGGGCTTTCGATATGCGCCTTTCAAAAGTGACATCCATCGCCGCACCCTCTTCCGAAGAACTCTCACGCCACTACCTCTGGCGTTTCTGGCGGCAGGTTCCGCGTGCGGGCAGAATAGCCATATTCGACCGTTCATGGTACGGCAGGGTGCTGGTTGAACGTCTGGAGAAGATAACTCCCCCCGCCGACTGGTTCAGAGGGTATTCAGAGATAAACAGTTTTGAAAAGCATCTCTCCGACAAAGGCGTTCATCTGGTGAAATTCTTCCTGCATATAACCGATGAGGAACAGCTTGCACGCTTCAAGGAACGTCAGGAGATACCCTGGAAACAGCATAAGATAACCGATGAGGACTGGCGCAACAGAGAGAAGAACGGGGAATATCTGGACGCTTACAACGAAATGTTCTTCAAGACCAGCACAAAGCATGCGCCATGGACGATAGTGCCCGCCAACGACAAGCGGGGAGCGAGAATTGAGATACTGAAACAACTTAAGACCAGTTTCACAAAGATGCTGAACAAATAG
- a CDS encoding YajQ family cyclic di-GMP-binding protein, producing MPSFDIVNEIDMQELDNAVNLVKREVDSRFDFKGTDTEIDLNKKDKVIKVTTGDDMKGQAIREMMIKHGSKRGIDARVFSFGEPENTSKGHRKFEIKIEEGLGKDNAKKIVKLIKDAKLKVNASIMDERVRVEGKKIDDLQTVIQLMKTSEMDVPLQFVNMKS from the coding sequence ATGCCTTCATTTGACATTGTGAACGAAATCGATATGCAGGAACTGGACAACGCTGTAAACCTTGTTAAGCGTGAGGTTGACAGCAGATTCGATTTTAAGGGCACCGACACTGAGATCGACCTGAACAAAAAGGACAAGGTTATCAAAGTGACTACGGGGGACGACATGAAAGGTCAGGCCATCCGTGAAATGATGATAAAGCACGGCTCAAAAAGGGGAATCGATGCCAGAGTGTTCAGCTTCGGCGAGCCGGAGAACACATCCAAAGGCCACAGAAAATTTGAGATAAAGATCGAAGAGGGACTGGGCAAGGACAACGCAAAAAAGATCGTAAAGCTCATAAAAGATGCCAAGCTGAAAGTGAACGCATCCATCATGGACGAGCGTGTCCGTGTTGAAGGAAAGAAGATAGACGACCTTCAGACTGTTATTCAGCTTATGAAGACCTCGGAAATGGACGTTCCGCTTCAGTTCGTAAATATGAAAAGCTAA
- a CDS encoding molybdopterin-dependent oxidoreductase, with product MRFFCSKDCPDTCAIEAEIVNGKPVFKGVAESWQKTGFVCSKFKVFAEREIGTSVRSYRRIDGNNHYFDNDEAAVGAMAEMLEQYRHKKILYLKGSGSLGYNMGYWDRLMSGFEHAYKIKGNVCDVTGEDAHEADFGTPLNPPVENIADCDTAILFGKNAAVVSQHLFAYLKELKKHGLKIIYIDPIRTKTADIADRYIPIRPACDGLLAAALMTSLGLEDGHDTERYLSRAGISAEDFEYLKSSISSGRTAFIQGFGIQRNPNGMNIVRLINRLAVKSGNERNLFYGHASKRYWKGLGVKFNNSVPINEVAQRLAESEFDLFVNVAANPAMTFADAKNWMKGIERTPTIVVDVQSNRTSENCDLFIRTGGIFAQQDLMASYFFEHAHSRDRLTNELSDTDIVSRLSTLLNIPVNMAEPESAIPEGRQFRDEFVRPLFPEEHGRFSLMSMSHHAYLNSQTLPQIAEGLKKAYINPADAAELSVADGDVLKISTETGCYTAYAEISDRVSPKVIMSWKNIPMLEGCINDAIPPILTDSGNGLVYYGIPADVAKVL from the coding sequence ATGAGATTTTTTTGCAGTAAAGACTGCCCCGACACCTGCGCCATTGAGGCGGAAATCGTAAACGGAAAACCCGTGTTCAAGGGAGTTGCCGAAAGCTGGCAGAAGACCGGATTCGTCTGCTCAAAATTCAAAGTATTTGCCGAGCGTGAGATAGGAACCTCTGTCAGATCATACAGACGCATAGACGGCAATAATCACTATTTCGATAATGACGAAGCCGCTGTGGGCGCAATGGCGGAAATGCTGGAGCAGTACCGTCACAAAAAGATACTCTATCTGAAAGGCTCCGGAAGTCTAGGCTACAACATGGGCTACTGGGACAGGCTGATGAGCGGTTTTGAGCACGCATACAAAATAAAAGGCAATGTGTGCGATGTTACGGGCGAGGACGCACACGAGGCGGACTTCGGCACACCTCTTAACCCGCCTGTGGAGAATATTGCGGACTGCGATACGGCAATCCTGTTCGGAAAGAATGCCGCTGTGGTCAGTCAGCACCTTTTCGCCTATCTTAAAGAGCTGAAAAAGCACGGCCTTAAAATAATATACATAGACCCCATACGCACGAAAACGGCAGATATCGCCGACAGATATATCCCAATACGCCCGGCCTGCGACGGCCTGCTTGCGGCGGCGCTCATGACCTCTTTGGGGCTTGAGGACGGACACGACACGGAGAGATATCTCAGCCGAGCCGGAATTTCTGCTGAAGATTTCGAATATCTGAAGAGCAGTATAAGCTCAGGCAGAACAGCTTTTATTCAGGGATTCGGCATCCAGAGGAACCCCAACGGCATGAACATCGTCAGGCTGATAAACCGTCTGGCGGTCAAGTCCGGCAACGAAAGAAATCTTTTTTACGGGCATGCATCAAAACGCTACTGGAAAGGCTTGGGCGTTAAATTCAATAATTCTGTGCCCATAAACGAGGTAGCACAGCGTCTGGCCGAAAGCGAGTTCGACCTGTTCGTTAACGTTGCCGCCAACCCCGCAATGACCTTTGCCGATGCTAAAAACTGGATGAAAGGCATAGAGCGGACGCCAACCATAGTTGTTGACGTTCAGTCCAACAGAACATCCGAAAACTGCGACCTGTTCATCCGAACAGGCGGCATCTTCGCCCAGCAGGACTTAATGGCAAGCTACTTTTTCGAACACGCCCACAGCCGTGACAGACTGACCAATGAGCTGTCCGATACCGATATAGTAAGCAGGCTAAGTACGCTGTTGAACATCCCGGTGAATATGGCCGAACCGGAGAGTGCCATTCCTGAGGGCAGACAGTTCAGAGATGAATTTGTAAGGCCTCTGTTTCCTGAGGAACACGGCAGGTTCAGCCTTATGAGCATGTCACACCACGCATATCTGAACTCCCAGACACTGCCGCAAATTGCCGAAGGGCTGAAAAAAGCATACATTAATCCTGCCGATGCGGCAGAACTGAGCGTAGCCGATGGCGACGTGCTGAAAATCTCCACGGAGACGGGCTGTTACACCGCCTATGCGGAAATATCAGACAGAGTTTCGCCGAAGGTTATTATGAGCTGGAAGAACATTCCCATGCTTGAGGGCTGTATAAACGATGCCATTCCCCCGATACTTACGGATTCGGGCAACGGACTGGTGTATTACGGCATTCCGGCGGACGTTGCTAAAGTTCTCTGA
- a CDS encoding thiamine phosphate synthase, which produces MMEIVQIIDYDSMGSDWLNIAVGTAPFADIIWLRIKNRPVELVYAEAKRLKDALPEHRLILSEREEIAAILGYYGVQLGVNTWKEGIDTSLATGYSAHSVDEIIDNKATYYMLSPIFHTQKDYEVRPLGVQDVSGLGKDIYALGGIGTLNVSQLKGKGYKGVAGISFYREIKTLRDIVREL; this is translated from the coding sequence ATGATGGAGATAGTCCAGATAATAGACTACGACAGCATGGGGTCGGACTGGCTGAACATAGCGGTGGGTACGGCTCCCTTTGCGGACATTATCTGGCTCAGGATAAAGAATCGCCCTGTTGAGCTTGTGTATGCAGAGGCTAAGAGGCTGAAAGATGCACTGCCGGAGCACAGGCTGATCCTTTCTGAGCGGGAGGAAATAGCCGCCATTCTTGGATATTACGGGGTTCAGCTCGGCGTGAACACATGGAAAGAGGGGATAGACACCTCTCTGGCTACAGGATATTCCGCCCATTCAGTTGATGAGATAATCGATAATAAGGCGACATATTATATGCTGAGTCCGATATTTCATACTCAGAAAGATTACGAGGTCAGGCCGCTTGGAGTTCAGGATGTGTCCGGTCTGGGAAAAGACATATACGCACTGGGCGGCATCGGCACGTTAAATGTGAGCCAGCTTAAAGGAAAAGGCTACAAGGGAGTTGCTGGGATATCCTTTTACAGGGAGATAAAAACACTCAGGGATATCGTCAGAGAACTTTAG